The following coding sequences lie in one Merismopedia glauca CCAP 1448/3 genomic window:
- the rfbC gene encoding dTDP-4-dehydrorhamnose 3,5-epimerase — MKIIPTKIPDVWIIEPRVFADNRGFFYESYNHREFTQKIAPDIQFVQDNHSRSGNGVLRGLHYQIQQPQGKLVRVITGSVFDVAVDLRKSSPNFGDWVGVELTAENKQQLWIPPGFAHGFLVTSPVVEVLYKATDYYAPEHERCILWNDPDIGIDWSGIGEPILSAKDQSGQFLREAEVFS; from the coding sequence ATGAAAATTATCCCGACCAAGATTCCTGATGTGTGGATTATAGAACCGCGAGTATTTGCTGATAATCGCGGATTTTTTTATGAAAGCTATAATCATAGAGAATTTACCCAAAAAATAGCTCCGGATATTCAATTTGTCCAGGATAATCACTCTCGTTCTGGAAACGGTGTCTTACGGGGACTCCACTACCAGATTCAGCAACCCCAAGGGAAATTAGTCAGAGTCATAACTGGAAGTGTGTTTGATGTTGCGGTTGACTTGAGAAAAAGTTCTCCAAATTTTGGCGACTGGGTGGGGGTAGAGTTAACGGCTGAGAATAAACAGCAGTTGTGGATTCCTCCTGGGTTTGCTCATGGCTTTCTAGTGACTTCACCAGTGGTAGAAGTATTGTACAAAGCGACCGATTATTATGCTCCTGAGCATGAAAGATGCATTCTTTGGAACGATCCAGATATTGGGATTGATTGGTCGGGAATTGGCGAGCCAATTCTCTCTGCTAAAGACCAATCTGGTCAATTTTTACGGGAAGCAGAGGTATTTTCGTGA